The following proteins are encoded in a genomic region of Sorangiineae bacterium MSr12523:
- a CDS encoding beta galactosidase jelly roll domain-containing protein has product MSSNYAAPAVRRHIALDAGWRFLRADASNAQSPQFDDAAWSSVNTPHTWNAKDGQDGNNDYYRGIGWYRRHFIADASLAGKKLWLQFDGVNTVTDVWVNGTHLGQHQGGFARFRFDATAALRLGTDNVIAVKVSNAANVNIAPLNADFTFFGGIYRHVSLEVTDELSIRMLDYSGPGVYLRQRSVGADSATVDVTTKTWNNSARTRRLKTRTVVTDAAGAVVADSSTATRTLATKTGDQVTQTVTITHPRRWNGRTDPYSYKATVELVDIDTGVVADAVTQPLGLRTFGVNANTGFSLNGNHLALHGVNRHQDRLDKGWALGDVEHVQDFDLMDEMGVNSLRTAHYQQDQKVYDLADERGYVIWTEIPLVNAITDSAAFRANADQQLRELIRQNYNHPSIVFWGIGNEQRTDDAATNSLLQSLADAVTSEDPDRLSTYAHNLGNTSGLISHAETTGFNKYYGWYSASSNDFAPWADGLHSSQPSRTIGISEYGAGASIVQHAENPPKPVPDSDWHPEEYQSIYHESHWSQIAARPFIWGTYVWNMFDFAADQRSEGDTYGRNDKGLVTYDRTTRKDAFYLYKANWTATPFVYITSRRWTDRTAATTTIKVYGTVDSARLTINGNAVGSAVTSSNHVYTWANVTLSPGANLVEVTGSKAGVTYKDTVTWRVSP; this is encoded by the coding sequence ATGTCATCGAATTATGCTGCGCCCGCTGTGCGCCGGCACATCGCCTTGGATGCCGGCTGGCGGTTTCTGCGCGCGGATGCTTCCAATGCGCAGTCGCCGCAGTTCGACGATGCGGCCTGGTCATCCGTCAACACACCGCATACGTGGAATGCCAAGGATGGACAGGACGGCAACAATGATTACTACCGCGGCATCGGATGGTACCGGCGTCATTTCATAGCCGATGCGAGCCTCGCGGGGAAGAAGCTTTGGCTGCAGTTCGACGGCGTCAATACCGTAACGGACGTCTGGGTGAATGGCACGCACCTGGGCCAGCACCAGGGCGGGTTCGCACGCTTTCGGTTCGATGCGACAGCGGCCTTACGCCTCGGCACCGACAATGTCATCGCGGTGAAGGTGAGCAACGCGGCCAATGTCAATATCGCGCCGCTCAATGCGGACTTCACGTTCTTCGGGGGCATCTACCGGCACGTGAGCCTCGAGGTCACCGACGAATTGTCGATTCGCATGCTCGACTACTCGGGTCCCGGCGTGTACCTGCGGCAGCGCAGTGTGGGCGCGGACTCGGCGACCGTCGATGTGACGACCAAGACGTGGAACAACAGCGCACGCACCCGCCGCCTGAAGACGCGCACGGTGGTGACGGATGCCGCGGGCGCGGTGGTCGCGGATTCGAGCACGGCCACGCGAACCTTGGCGACCAAGACGGGCGATCAGGTGACGCAAACCGTGACCATCACGCACCCGCGGCGCTGGAATGGGCGCACCGATCCGTATTCGTACAAGGCGACGGTGGAGCTCGTCGACATTGACACCGGTGTCGTGGCCGACGCGGTGACGCAGCCGCTCGGACTGCGCACCTTCGGAGTCAATGCAAATACGGGATTTTCCCTCAATGGGAACCACCTGGCGCTGCACGGGGTGAATCGACACCAAGACCGGCTCGACAAGGGCTGGGCGCTGGGCGACGTCGAGCATGTGCAGGATTTCGATTTGATGGATGAAATGGGGGTCAACTCGCTTCGCACCGCGCACTATCAGCAGGATCAGAAGGTGTACGATCTAGCCGATGAACGCGGGTACGTGATCTGGACGGAGATCCCGCTGGTGAACGCCATCACGGACAGCGCAGCATTTCGTGCGAATGCCGATCAGCAGCTGCGTGAATTGATTCGGCAGAATTACAATCATCCGTCCATCGTCTTTTGGGGCATCGGCAACGAGCAGCGCACCGACGATGCGGCGACGAATTCGCTTCTGCAGAGCCTCGCCGACGCGGTGACCAGCGAGGATCCCGACCGGCTTTCCACGTACGCGCACAACTTGGGAAATACGAGCGGGTTGATTTCCCACGCCGAGACGACGGGGTTCAACAAGTATTATGGCTGGTATTCCGCATCGTCGAACGACTTTGCGCCGTGGGCGGACGGGCTGCATAGCAGCCAGCCGTCGCGGACCATCGGGATCAGTGAATACGGTGCGGGTGCGAGCATCGTTCAGCATGCGGAGAATCCGCCCAAGCCGGTTCCCGACTCCGATTGGCACCCGGAGGAGTACCAATCGATCTACCACGAGTCGCATTGGTCACAGATCGCCGCGCGCCCATTCATCTGGGGCACGTACGTATGGAACATGTTCGACTTCGCCGCCGATCAGCGCAGCGAGGGCGATACCTACGGGCGCAACGACAAGGGTCTCGTGACCTACGATCGCACGACGCGCAAAGACGCGTTCTACCTGTACAAGGCCAATTGGACAGCGACCCCCTTCGTCTACATCACGAGCCGCCGCTGGACCGATCGCACCGCCGCCACGACGACCATCAAGGTCTACGGCACCGTCGACAGCGCCCGCCTCACCATCAACGGCAACGCCGTGGGCAGCGCCGTCACCTCGAGCAACCACGTGTACACCTGGGCCAACGTGACGCTCTCGCCCGGGGCCAATCTCGTCGAGGTAACCGGTAGCAAGGCTGGGGTCACCTACAAGGACACGGTGACGTGGAGGGTCTCTCCCTGA
- a CDS encoding MHS family MFS transporter, whose protein sequence is MTKSGFAKVVGAGVAGTTIEFYDFFVYGSAAAIVFNKVFFPNTEPLVGALLALTTYAMGFLARPLGGVIFGHFGDRLGRRRTLMVSLILMGVATVAIGLVPSYATIGIAAPIVLTLLRLVQGLALGGEWGGAVFLIAEHGHDRHRGFWSSWPQTGGPLGNLVATGVLSLMSTTVTDAQFLQWGWRIPFLASALLVLVGLWLRHAVEESPIFVELQAKAKNTKKHAPLRTVLARHKRAVVLAAMAAVGEKASYYTFSIFLLTYLTEVLHRPKQIGLTAVLIASAFQAAGMLLGGWASDVVGRRRINIVLVVLLAAWAWIGLPRVDEGTFGAVLCVVLVGLVLHGLLTGAQSAFFAELFPSTVRYTGASLGYQLASVVGGSAVPLLGVALLRRYHSTAPIAWLLMGTLSLTFLAFIFAGETRKYDLRTIAD, encoded by the coding sequence ATGACGAAATCCGGATTTGCCAAAGTCGTGGGCGCCGGCGTCGCCGGGACCACCATCGAGTTTTACGACTTCTTCGTCTATGGCTCGGCGGCGGCGATTGTCTTCAACAAAGTATTCTTTCCCAACACCGAGCCACTCGTGGGCGCCCTGTTGGCCTTGACCACCTACGCCATGGGCTTTCTCGCGCGCCCGCTCGGCGGTGTCATCTTCGGGCACTTCGGCGATCGCCTTGGCCGGCGCCGCACCTTGATGGTGAGCTTGATCCTCATGGGCGTTGCCACGGTGGCCATTGGCCTCGTGCCGAGTTACGCGACCATCGGCATCGCCGCGCCCATCGTGCTCACGCTCTTGCGCCTCGTGCAGGGCCTCGCCCTCGGCGGCGAGTGGGGCGGCGCCGTGTTTCTCATTGCCGAGCACGGACACGATCGGCATCGCGGCTTTTGGAGCAGCTGGCCCCAGACCGGTGGCCCGCTGGGCAATCTGGTGGCCACCGGCGTGCTCTCGCTAATGAGCACCACGGTGACCGACGCGCAATTTCTCCAATGGGGTTGGCGCATTCCCTTTCTCGCGTCGGCGCTGTTGGTCCTCGTCGGGCTTTGGCTGCGCCACGCGGTCGAAGAGTCGCCCATTTTCGTCGAGCTCCAGGCCAAGGCCAAAAACACCAAAAAGCATGCACCATTGCGCACCGTCCTCGCGCGCCACAAACGCGCGGTGGTCCTCGCGGCCATGGCCGCGGTGGGCGAGAAGGCCAGCTATTACACCTTCAGCATTTTCCTTCTGACGTATTTGACCGAGGTGCTTCACCGCCCCAAGCAAATCGGACTTACCGCCGTGCTGATCGCCTCCGCCTTCCAGGCCGCGGGCATGTTGCTCGGCGGCTGGGCCAGCGACGTCGTGGGGCGGCGCCGCATCAATATCGTCCTCGTGGTGCTGCTGGCCGCGTGGGCATGGATCGGATTGCCCCGGGTCGACGAGGGCACGTTCGGCGCAGTGTTGTGTGTGGTCCTCGTCGGACTTGTCCTTCACGGCCTTTTGACCGGAGCGCAATCGGCCTTCTTCGCCGAGCTGTTCCCGAGCACCGTGCGCTACACCGGCGCGTCGCTTGGCTACCAATTGGCATCCGTCGTCGGAGGCTCGGCGGTACCGCTGCTCGGCGTCGCGTTGCTACGGCGCTACCATTCGACGGCGCCCATTGCGTGGCTGCTCATGGGCACACTCTCCTTGACGTTTCTCGCATTCATCTTCGCGGGGGAAACTCGCAAGTACGATTTGCGAACGATTGCCGACTGA
- a CDS encoding peroxiredoxin family protein: MSTRLASMAAGTLFLCGMPLYLALDRMMLLPPSLRDRPWPLVLFVLLGTAGILGAVRWRANVVMGVTVTCLLNVAALSSLARSHGLPPVPPGLALGTSVPAVTLQDQNGTPIELDKTNRPLLLVVFRGVWCPYCRNELSRLAQQIPRFSTTGVRVYGVSADEPDALVRYQRSSELPFALLSDPEQRVTRSCGVAMHCLLLFDRNGALRWGVFSESWLRPIRYEDVLQAAYRLP; encoded by the coding sequence ATGTCAACTCGACTCGCCTCCATGGCCGCAGGCACGCTGTTTCTTTGTGGCATGCCGCTCTACTTGGCGCTCGACCGCATGATGCTCCTGCCACCGTCGCTGCGGGATCGCCCTTGGCCGCTCGTGCTCTTCGTCCTCCTTGGCACTGCCGGCATTCTCGGAGCGGTTCGCTGGAGGGCCAACGTCGTCATGGGCGTCACGGTAACCTGTTTGCTCAACGTGGCCGCTCTGAGCTCTCTGGCACGCTCGCACGGACTTCCGCCGGTTCCACCAGGGCTTGCCCTCGGAACGAGTGTGCCGGCAGTCACGTTGCAGGACCAGAACGGCACCCCCATCGAATTGGACAAAACCAACAGGCCGCTCCTGCTGGTCGTTTTTCGCGGTGTCTGGTGCCCTTACTGCCGAAACGAACTGTCCCGACTTGCGCAACAGATCCCCCGTTTCTCGACGACCGGTGTCCGCGTGTACGGCGTCAGCGCGGACGAGCCCGATGCACTCGTTCGCTACCAACGCTCGTCCGAGCTTCCCTTCGCCTTGTTGTCGGATCCCGAGCAGAGGGTCACGCGCTCGTGCGGCGTTGCGATGCATTGCCTATTGTTGTTCGACCGAAATGGTGCGCTCCGGTGGGGAGTATTCAGCGAAAGCTGGCTCCGCCCGATCCGGTACGAGGACGTTTTACAAGCCGCGTATCGCCTTCCATAG
- a CDS encoding MBL fold metallo-hydrolase, with protein MMNPYKNATLALLVAFSAGSCATASSHDAVGSSDVPAPPFQDELLSEETVRVSEHVWAILGFPNIGIAVGKNATLVVDTGLGRRNGATAAKVATKLAPSNRLVLTTTHFHPEHAGGVLGFPAGTLLIRNKVQQDEMDRHGEDMIRMFAGQNNQWKSLLAGEQLRAPDETFDRERILDLGGGVTARLLWLGPAHTQGDELVFVDPDKTLISGDVVQNKVGPFIYGEGGTPASWIAAVDEVAKLGPRHVVPDHSPIGDGSLVEQEKSFLVEVRDRAMALERQGEGAQPASRQIRAALKKKYPDWTIDNLTGFVKGVYAK; from the coding sequence ATGATGAATCCGTACAAGAATGCCACCCTGGCCTTGCTCGTTGCGTTCAGCGCAGGTTCGTGCGCGACGGCTTCCTCGCACGATGCCGTCGGGTCGAGCGATGTGCCTGCACCTCCCTTCCAGGACGAGCTGCTTTCGGAAGAGACGGTGAGGGTGTCCGAACACGTTTGGGCGATCCTTGGATTTCCCAACATTGGTATCGCCGTCGGGAAGAATGCGACGCTGGTGGTGGACACGGGCCTGGGCCGGCGCAATGGAGCCACGGCGGCAAAGGTCGCGACGAAGCTCGCGCCGAGCAATCGCCTCGTCCTGACGACGACGCATTTTCACCCGGAGCACGCAGGTGGGGTGCTCGGGTTCCCGGCCGGCACCCTGTTGATTCGCAACAAGGTGCAGCAGGACGAGATGGATCGCCACGGTGAGGACATGATCCGGATGTTCGCGGGCCAGAACAATCAATGGAAATCGCTGCTTGCCGGCGAGCAGCTCCGGGCACCGGACGAGACCTTCGATCGGGAGCGAATCCTGGACCTCGGCGGTGGCGTGACGGCGCGCTTGCTCTGGCTGGGCCCAGCCCACACCCAAGGCGACGAACTGGTTTTCGTCGACCCGGACAAAACGCTGATTTCGGGTGATGTGGTTCAGAACAAGGTCGGACCGTTCATTTATGGCGAGGGCGGCACCCCCGCGAGCTGGATTGCAGCGGTCGACGAGGTTGCGAAACTCGGACCTCGCCACGTGGTTCCAGACCATAGCCCCATCGGAGATGGCTCACTCGTGGAGCAGGAGAAGTCGTTTCTCGTCGAGGTGAGGGATCGCGCCATGGCGCTCGAGCGGCAGGGGGAGGGCGCGCAGCCGGCAAGCCGGCAGATCCGGGCCGCGCTCAAGAAAAAGTATCCCGATTGGACCATCGACAACCTGACGGGTTTCGTGAAAGGCGTTTACGCGAAGTAA
- a CDS encoding multicopper oxidase domain-containing protein has translation MSLHTLARISIGASLLVASFASGCSGASSKPDEPGTESSARMSFAVTAEGPFINPLRIPPTSTTHHLTIQAGTAQMKPGNPTPIVGFDGIFPGPTLVAEKGKTMSVTQTNAWSENVTIHNHGHKVAAESDGHPVEYIAPNSSKVYTYPNDQRAGTYWYHDHTMDLTGAHVYNGLAGFYIIHDPAEDALKLPSGEYDIPLLLQDKQFDADNNLVYVGQANGFFGDTPVVNGVANAVHGVANRKYRFRLLNGSDIRLWNLQLRAGTTPQSFQVIASDGGLLQAPVSTTSLSIAPGERYDIVVDFAPYAVGTVLSLFNTDATPPAIGTLMQFTVDRSEMDTSTVPNALSTITRYTEAESTGSDNIAFTFANGSWLMNGLTYDPARIDVTNPLDAVRIWTLTNNSAFAHPFHKHLVQFNVLDVNGQPPAAQDMGFKDTVQVPPNGGTVRIIFKNEGFTGTYVFHCHKLGHEDHRMMLQESVTPSSEVGDEARR, from the coding sequence GTGAGCCTACATACGTTGGCACGCATATCGATTGGCGCGAGCCTGCTCGTAGCGAGCTTCGCCTCCGGATGCTCGGGGGCGAGCTCCAAACCCGACGAACCCGGCACGGAATCGAGCGCTCGAATGTCGTTCGCCGTCACGGCCGAGGGGCCGTTCATCAACCCACTGCGGATCCCGCCGACTTCGACGACCCACCATCTCACGATCCAGGCGGGCACCGCGCAGATGAAGCCGGGGAATCCGACCCCTATCGTGGGCTTCGACGGCATCTTTCCCGGGCCCACCCTGGTCGCCGAAAAGGGTAAAACGATGTCGGTGACGCAAACCAATGCGTGGAGCGAAAATGTGACCATCCACAACCATGGCCATAAAGTCGCTGCCGAAAGCGATGGTCACCCGGTCGAGTACATCGCGCCCAATTCGTCGAAGGTCTACACCTATCCCAACGACCAACGCGCGGGTACGTACTGGTACCACGATCACACGATGGATCTGACCGGTGCGCACGTCTACAACGGACTTGCCGGGTTCTACATCATCCACGATCCCGCCGAGGACGCGCTCAAACTCCCATCCGGCGAATACGATATCCCCTTGTTGCTCCAAGACAAGCAATTCGACGCGGACAATAACCTCGTGTACGTCGGCCAAGCCAACGGCTTTTTCGGCGACACGCCGGTGGTCAATGGCGTGGCCAATGCCGTCCACGGCGTGGCCAATCGCAAATACCGTTTTCGCTTGCTCAATGGTTCGGACATTCGCCTGTGGAACCTGCAGCTGCGCGCTGGGACGACCCCCCAGAGCTTCCAGGTCATTGCGTCCGATGGCGGGCTGCTCCAAGCGCCGGTCAGCACGACCAGCCTCTCGATTGCCCCGGGTGAGCGCTACGACATCGTCGTGGACTTCGCGCCCTACGCCGTGGGCACCGTACTTTCCTTGTTCAACACGGATGCCACGCCGCCGGCCATCGGGACCTTGATGCAATTCACGGTGGATCGAAGCGAAATGGATACCAGCACGGTCCCGAACGCGCTGTCGACGATCACGCGTTACACGGAGGCCGAATCGACGGGGTCGGACAATATTGCCTTCACGTTCGCGAACGGCAGTTGGCTGATGAATGGCCTTACGTACGATCCGGCGCGCATCGACGTTACCAATCCGCTCGACGCCGTCCGGATCTGGACATTGACCAACAACTCGGCCTTCGCGCACCCTTTCCACAAGCACCTGGTGCAGTTCAATGTCCTCGACGTCAATGGGCAGCCGCCGGCCGCCCAGGATATGGGCTTCAAGGACACCGTCCAGGTCCCGCCAAACGGCGGCACCGTGCGAATCATCTTCAAGAACGAAGGATTCACGGGCACCTACGTCTTTCATTGCCACAAGCTGGGACACGAAGACCACCGCATGATGCTTCAGGAAAGCGTTACGCCTTCGAGCGAAGTTGGGGACGAGGCCAGAAGATGA